One Bacillus sp. 1780r2a1 DNA segment encodes these proteins:
- a CDS encoding catalase, whose amino-acid sequence MSNKDGIHGTNVSGAGDSEDKRFTEGENEQTLTTRQGHPIRDNQNSRTVGNRGPATLENYQLIEKLAHFDRERIPERVVHARGTGAHGYFETYGKVGNEPVENYTRAKVFSGAGKQTPVFVRFSTVTHGKDSPETMRDPRGFAVKFYTEDGNWDLVGNNLKIFFIRDAIKFPDLIHSFKPDPVTNRQDTERIFDFICQTPESMHMITFLFSPWGIPANYRQMQGSGVNTYKWVNKNGDAFLVKYHWEPKQGIKNLTQSEAEAIQAKNISHATQDLYEAIEKGDYPEWELCMQIMEDGEHPELDFDPLDDTKIWPEDQFPFLPVGKMVLNKNPKNVFAETEQVSFGTGVLVDGLDFSDDKMLQGRTFSYSDTQRHRVGANYLQLPINAPKKHVATNQRDGQMAYHVDEAPSQNPHVNYEPSLLGGLKEATDRPKPHQPKVEGHLKKEKIERTNDFKQAGERYRLLEEWERKDLIQNLVDGLKPCHQQIQQRMIELLTKCDKDYGRQVAAGIGFTMNDDGTYDMEAGSEITPSFGEFPAEGGSPLGSNKASDAVQEAEQKGHDAHPY is encoded by the coding sequence AGACATTAACAACACGTCAAGGACACCCCATTCGTGATAATCAAAACAGTCGCACAGTCGGAAATCGCGGCCCTGCTACTTTAGAGAACTATCAACTAATTGAAAAGCTGGCCCATTTCGATAGAGAGCGCATACCAGAGCGTGTAGTTCACGCTAGAGGAACCGGTGCTCACGGGTACTTTGAAACATACGGAAAAGTAGGTAACGAACCTGTAGAGAACTACACGCGTGCAAAGGTTTTTTCAGGAGCAGGTAAACAAACTCCTGTATTTGTACGTTTTTCTACTGTTACTCATGGAAAAGATTCTCCAGAAACGATGCGTGACCCTCGAGGCTTTGCCGTTAAATTTTACACTGAGGATGGAAATTGGGACTTGGTTGGAAATAACTTAAAAATCTTTTTCATCCGCGATGCAATTAAATTCCCAGACCTTATCCACTCATTTAAACCAGACCCTGTAACTAACAGACAAGATACGGAACGAATTTTCGATTTCATTTGTCAAACGCCTGAATCAATGCATATGATTACCTTTTTGTTTTCTCCATGGGGTATTCCAGCTAATTACCGTCAAATGCAGGGCTCAGGAGTTAATACATATAAATGGGTAAATAAAAATGGTGATGCCTTTTTAGTTAAATATCACTGGGAGCCAAAACAAGGTATTAAAAATCTTACTCAAAGCGAAGCAGAAGCTATTCAGGCAAAGAATATTAGTCACGCTACGCAAGATTTATATGAAGCAATTGAAAAGGGAGATTATCCAGAATGGGAACTTTGTATGCAAATAATGGAGGATGGCGAGCATCCCGAACTGGATTTTGATCCTTTAGATGATACAAAGATTTGGCCTGAAGATCAATTTCCATTTCTGCCTGTAGGCAAAATGGTTCTTAATAAAAACCCCAAAAATGTATTTGCTGAAACGGAGCAAGTGTCGTTCGGAACTGGTGTATTAGTAGATGGCCTTGACTTCTCTGATGACAAAATGCTTCAAGGTAGAACGTTCTCCTACTCAGATACTCAGCGTCATCGGGTTGGTGCGAATTATTTACAGCTTCCAATTAATGCGCCCAAAAAACATGTAGCAACAAATCAGCGAGACGGTCAAATGGCTTACCATGTGGATGAAGCTCCAAGCCAAAATCCTCATGTTAACTATGAACCTTCGCTATTAGGTGGTCTAAAAGAAGCAACAGACAGACCTAAGCCTCATCAACCTAAAGTAGAGGGGCATCTTAAAAAAGAAAAAATTGAACGTACAAATGATTTTAAACAAGCTGGTGAGCGCTATCGTTTACTCGAAGAATGGGAGCGTAAAGATTTAATCCAAAACCTTGTAGACGGACTTAAGCCTTGTCATCAACAGATTCAACAGCGTATGATTGAGCTTTTGACAAAGTGCGACAAAGACTATGGTCGACAAGTGGCAGCTGGTATTGGCTTTACGATGAACGATGACGGCACCTATGATATGGAAGCTGGATCTGAAATCACTCCATCATTTGGTGAATTTCCAGCTGAAGGGGGTTCTCCTTTAGGTAGTAATAAGGCTTCTGATGCTGTGCAAGAAGCTGAGCAAAAAGGGCACGATGCTCACCCCTATTAA